A genomic stretch from Ursus arctos isolate Adak ecotype North America unplaced genomic scaffold, UrsArc2.0 scaffold_21, whole genome shotgun sequence includes:
- the ASCL1 gene encoding achaete-scute homolog 1 — protein sequence MESSAKMESGGAGQQPQPQPQQPFLPPAACFFATAAAAAAAAAAAAAQSAQQQQQQQQQQAPQLSPAADGQPSGGGHKSASKQVKRQRSSSPELMRCKRRLNFSGFGYSLPQQQPAAVARRNERERNRVKLVNLGFATLREHVPNGAANKKMSKVETLRSAVEYIRALQQLLDEHDAVSAAFQAGVLSPTISPNYSNDLNSMAGSPVSSYSSDEGSYDPLSPEEQELLDFTNWF from the coding sequence ATGGAGAGCTCTGCCAAGATGGAGAGCGGCGGCGCCGGCCAGCAGCCCCAGCCGCAGCCCCAgcagcccttcctgcctcccGCAGCCTGCTTCTTTGccacggcggcggcggcggcggcggcggcagcggcggcggcggcgcagagcgcgcagcagcagcagcagcagcagcagcagcaggcgcCGCAGCTGAGCCCGGCGGCCGATGGCCAGCCCTCAGGGGGCGGTCACAAGTCAGCGTCCAAGCAAGTCAAGCGACAGCGCTCGTCCTCGCCCGAACTGATGCGCTGCAAACGCCGGCTCAACTTCAGCGGCTTCGGCTACAGCCTGCCGCAGCAGCAGCCGGCCGCCGTGGCGCGCCGCAACGAGCGCGAGCGCAACCGCGTCAAGCTGGTCAACCTGGGCTTTGCCACCCTTCGGGAGCACGTCCCCAACGGCGCGGCCAACAAGAAGATGAGCAAGGTGGAGACGCTGCGCTCCGCGGTCGAGTACATACGCGCGCTGCAGCAGCTGCTGGACGAGCACGACGCGGTGAGCGCCGCCTTCCAGGCTGGTGTCCTGTCGCCCACCATCTCCCCCAACTACTCCAACGACTTGAACTCCATGGCCGGCTCGCCGGTCTCCTCCTACTCGTCCGACGAGGGCTCTTACGACCCACTCAGCCCGGAGGAGCAAGAGCTGCTCGACTTCACCAACTGGTTCTGA